The DNA window ATTTTTCCCGGATGAATCCCAGCGTACTGCTCATTGATAATCATGATTCCTTTACTCATAACCTGGCTCAAATGCTTGAAGAAGCAGGAGCCTGCGTACTCACGGTTCTGAAATATGATGAAATCAAAATTGAGCAGGTAGATGCTTTTGATAAAATTATCTTCTCTCCCGGGCCCGGGATTCCGTCGGAAATCCCTTTTATGGGAGATGTCCTCAGGGAGTTTTCCAGTTCCAAATCAATCCTGGGAATTTGTTTAGGCCACCAGGCAATCATTGAATACTTTGGTGGGAAATTGTTGAACATGCAAAAAGTAGTTCATGGAATCCGCAGTGAAGTCTCACTCATTGAACCTGTGGATAGTCTGTTCAAAGG is part of the Bacteroidales bacterium genome and encodes:
- a CDS encoding aminodeoxychorismate/anthranilate synthase component II, with translation MNPSVLLIDNHDSFTHNLAQMLEEAGACVLTVLKYDEIKIEQVDAFDKIIFSPGPGIPSEIPFMGDVLREFSSSKSILGICLGHQAIIEYFGGKLLNMQKVVHGIRSEVSLIEPVDSLFKG